In one window of Mucilaginibacter auburnensis DNA:
- a CDS encoding 1-deoxy-D-xylulose-5-phosphate reductoisomerase has protein sequence MIGEYITLNNPKNIAILGSTGSIGTQALEVIAENPSLFKAFLITANSNAYLLIQQALQFKPQHVVICDESKYAEVKQALAHTDTQVSAGINAIIEAVTHPEIDIVLTAMVGFAGLQPTIAAIKAVKTIALANKETLVVAGELITDLAKKHNVKILPVDSEHSAIYQCLVGEEYNKIEKLILTASGGPFRGRDAAYLADVTREHALKHPNWVMGAKITIDSATLMNKGLEVIEAKWLFDVSNEQIDVIVHPQSIIHSMVQFQDGSIKAQMGLPDMKLPIQYALAYPERLQNNFKRFDFTDYHNLSFEKPDTTTFRNLALAFEALDKGGNMPCVINAANEVAVAAFLTDGVGFLQISEVIENCMKHIAYVERPTLDDYLNTDRETRIFAQNIIQAGSVKGAAI, from the coding sequence GTGATAGGTGAATATATAACATTGAATAACCCTAAAAATATAGCCATTCTTGGCTCAACAGGCAGCATAGGTACACAAGCCTTGGAAGTGATAGCGGAAAACCCATCGCTTTTTAAGGCATTTTTGATCACAGCCAACAGCAATGCCTATTTACTTATACAGCAGGCCTTACAATTCAAACCGCAGCATGTTGTTATTTGCGACGAAAGTAAATACGCCGAAGTAAAACAAGCCCTTGCTCATACTGATACGCAGGTATCAGCCGGGATCAATGCCATTATTGAAGCGGTTACTCACCCGGAAATAGACATTGTGTTAACAGCCATGGTTGGTTTTGCAGGCTTGCAGCCCACCATAGCTGCAATAAAGGCGGTTAAAACCATCGCGTTAGCCAATAAAGAAACCCTTGTTGTGGCAGGTGAACTAATTACAGACCTGGCTAAAAAACACAACGTTAAAATTTTACCGGTTGATTCTGAGCATTCTGCCATTTACCAGTGTTTAGTTGGCGAAGAATACAACAAAATTGAAAAACTCATCCTCACCGCTTCAGGAGGGCCATTCAGAGGCAGGGATGCAGCTTATTTGGCCGACGTAACCCGCGAGCACGCACTAAAACACCCTAATTGGGTGATGGGTGCCAAAATAACCATTGATTCGGCTACTTTGATGAACAAGGGCTTAGAGGTTATTGAGGCAAAGTGGCTGTTTGATGTAAGTAACGAACAAATAGATGTGATCGTTCATCCGCAATCTATCATTCACTCCATGGTTCAGTTTCAGGATGGTTCAATAAAGGCACAAATGGGCTTGCCTGATATGAAATTGCCTATTCAATATGCACTGGCTTACCCGGAGCGCTTACAAAATAATTTTAAGCGTTTTGATTTTACTGACTACCACAACCTGAGCTTTGAAAAGCCTGATACTACAACGTTCAGAAACCTTGCTTTAGCTTTTGAGGCATTGGATAAAGGTGGTAATATGCCCTGTGTTATCAACGCCGCCAATGAGGTTGCCGTAGCTGCTTTTTTAACTGATGGTGTGGGCTTTTTGCAAATAAGCGAGGTTATTGAAAACTGCATGAAACATATTGCTTATGTGGAGCGTCCAACACTGGATGATTATTTGAATACTGACAGAGAAACACGCATATTTGCGCAAAATATAATACAAGCCGGCAGCGTTAAAGGTGCTGCAATTTGA
- a CDS encoding GH3 auxin-responsive promoter family protein: MGLKATLSKVFAAWVNRDINKLRANAVWLQQKTLLQLVNQAKNTAFGRDHHFDQIKTYDDFKRLIPIRDYEELSAYIKRVIDGEENVLWPGKPAYLTKTSGTTSGVKYIPISKESMPEHIKAARNALLSYIHETGKADFVDGKMIFLQGSPELAEKAGIPTGRLSGIVAHHVPGYLQKNRLPSYEVNCIDDWEQKVDAIVAETLKADMRLISGIPPWCQMYFDRLSAASGGKKIKDIFPNFKLYVYGGVNFEPYRARIEESIGFAIDTIETYPASEGFIAFQDSQKEKGLLLLADSGIFYEFIPSDEYFNDNPTRISLEDVELNKNYALIMNTNAGLWGYSIGDTVKFVSKNPYKIVVSGRIKHYISAFGEHVIGEEVEQALLGVANQEGIDIVEFTVAPQVNPAKGELPYHEWFVEFGTAPINMADFAAKVDKALQVKNIYYFDLIDGNILQPLIIRSLNKDAFINFMRSQGKLGGQNKVPRLSNDRKIADGLQEYINA, from the coding sequence ATGGGTTTGAAAGCCACCTTAAGCAAAGTATTTGCAGCGTGGGTAAACCGCGATATCAATAAATTACGGGCAAACGCCGTATGGCTCCAACAAAAAACCTTGCTACAACTCGTTAACCAGGCAAAAAACACAGCGTTTGGTCGGGATCATCATTTTGATCAAATAAAAACTTACGATGACTTTAAACGCCTGATACCTATTCGTGACTATGAGGAGTTAAGCGCTTATATAAAGCGCGTAATTGATGGCGAAGAAAATGTGCTATGGCCCGGCAAGCCCGCTTATTTAACCAAAACATCGGGTACTACATCCGGTGTAAAGTACATTCCTATTAGTAAGGAAAGTATGCCCGAGCATATTAAGGCCGCACGCAATGCCCTGCTTAGCTATATTCACGAGACCGGTAAGGCTGATTTTGTTGATGGCAAAATGATATTTCTACAGGGCAGCCCCGAACTGGCTGAAAAAGCGGGGATTCCTACCGGACGCCTTTCGGGCATAGTTGCGCACCATGTTCCCGGTTATCTGCAAAAAAACAGACTACCCAGCTATGAAGTAAACTGCATTGACGATTGGGAGCAGAAGGTTGACGCCATTGTTGCCGAAACACTAAAAGCGGATATGAGGCTAATATCCGGCATCCCGCCCTGGTGTCAGATGTATTTCGACCGGCTTTCTGCTGCATCAGGCGGTAAAAAGATAAAAGACATCTTCCCCAATTTTAAACTTTATGTTTATGGCGGTGTGAACTTTGAGCCTTATCGTGCGCGTATTGAGGAAAGCATTGGCTTCGCCATAGACACAATTGAGACCTACCCTGCTTCTGAGGGATTTATCGCTTTCCAGGATTCGCAAAAAGAAAAGGGATTGTTATTGTTGGCCGACTCGGGTATCTTCTATGAGTTCATCCCCTCAGATGAATACTTTAATGATAACCCTACCCGAATAAGTCTTGAAGATGTTGAACTGAATAAAAATTACGCGTTGATAATGAATACCAATGCAGGTTTATGGGGCTACAGCATTGGCGATACGGTAAAGTTTGTGTCGAAAAATCCTTATAAAATTGTAGTAAGCGGCCGTATAAAACATTATATATCAGCGTTTGGTGAGCATGTTATTGGCGAAGAAGTTGAACAGGCTTTATTAGGCGTGGCCAACCAGGAGGGAATTGATATTGTAGAATTTACGGTGGCTCCTCAGGTAAATCCGGCAAAGGGTGAGCTCCCCTATCACGAATGGTTTGTTGAGTTTGGTACAGCGCCAATCAACATGGCTGATTTTGCTGCTAAAGTTGATAAAGCCCTACAGGTAAAAAATATTTATTATTTTGACCTGATTGATGGTAATATTTTGCAACCTTTGATAATAAGAAGCCTAAACAAGGATGCTTTTATTAATTTTATGCGCTCGCAGGGAAAACTGGGAGGGCAAAATAAAGTTCCTCGTTTATCAAACGACAGAAAGATAGCGGACGGCCTTCAGGAATACATTAACGCTTAA
- a CDS encoding Arc family DNA binding domain-containing protein, with protein MAEKKAFVLRVNPDMLKEIEAWAETEFRSTNGQIEFLLQQALNARKKGSKKNKDANNNQ; from the coding sequence ATGGCCGAAAAAAAAGCATTTGTATTACGCGTCAATCCTGATATGCTCAAGGAGATAGAAGCCTGGGCAGAAACAGAGTTCAGGAGCACCAACGGGCAAATAGAGTTCCTGTTGCAGCAGGCTTTGAACGCGCGTAAAAAAGGAAGCAAAAAAAACAAAGACGCAAACAACAACCAATAA
- a CDS encoding dihydroorotase: MNLLIKSATVVDPNSPFHQQVADILIENGTIKSIASEINEENTNVYDGTGKHVIPGLFDLNCNIGELGLETKETLQTGTKAAAAGGFTGLALMPNTQPPVHSKAEVEYLFNRAKTNLVDVFPLGTISHKREGKDLAEMYDMYLSGAKAFTDGTRPVSDAGLMERALLYTKGFSALVFSYPEDPAIAGKAKVNEGEVSTLLGMKGIPALAEELIVARDLYLAEYTDSKIHFSTISTKRSVELIREAKKKGIQVSCDVAVHHLVLTDSALMGFDSLYKVKPPLRTQNDVDALIAGLNDGTIDAIITQHTPHEIEFKDVEFEVAEYGMIALQTAFSLALQAGLSLQTIVQKMAINPRDILNVDAATIAEGSVANLVVVDTAVEWQYNRQNNLSKSANSPYLGKTLTGKVLLTCNNNQSIVSDI; encoded by the coding sequence ATGAATTTGCTTATCAAATCTGCTACAGTTGTTGATCCAAACTCACCATTCCATCAACAGGTTGCTGATATTTTAATTGAAAACGGAACTATTAAGTCTATTGCCTCTGAAATCAATGAGGAAAACACCAACGTTTACGATGGCACAGGAAAACACGTTATCCCTGGCCTATTCGATCTGAATTGTAACATAGGCGAATTAGGCCTTGAAACAAAGGAGACACTTCAAACAGGTACAAAGGCCGCTGCAGCCGGTGGCTTTACAGGTTTAGCTTTAATGCCTAACACGCAGCCGCCTGTCCACTCAAAGGCCGAGGTGGAATACCTGTTTAACCGGGCAAAGACCAATCTGGTTGATGTTTTTCCTTTGGGAACTATATCGCATAAACGCGAGGGTAAAGACCTCGCCGAAATGTACGATATGTACCTGAGCGGCGCCAAAGCTTTTACAGATGGCACGCGCCCGGTTAGTGATGCCGGACTAATGGAACGCGCGCTGTTGTACACCAAAGGTTTTAGTGCCCTTGTATTCTCTTACCCGGAAGACCCTGCTATTGCCGGAAAAGCAAAAGTTAACGAAGGCGAAGTAAGTACGCTTTTAGGCATGAAAGGAATCCCGGCACTTGCCGAGGAGCTGATAGTTGCGAGAGATCTTTACCTGGCTGAATACACTGATTCCAAAATACACTTTAGCACCATATCAACAAAACGCTCGGTTGAGCTAATTAGGGAGGCCAAGAAAAAAGGCATACAGGTAAGCTGTGATGTGGCAGTTCATCACCTGGTGCTTACTGATAGCGCGTTAATGGGCTTTGATAGTCTTTATAAGGTAAAACCACCGCTACGTACCCAAAATGATGTTGACGCGCTTATAGCGGGTTTAAACGACGGAACTATTGATGCAATAATAACGCAACACACCCCGCATGAAATAGAATTTAAAGACGTAGAATTTGAAGTGGCAGAATATGGCATGATCGCGCTACAAACTGCTTTTTCTTTGGCATTGCAGGCAGGACTATCATTACAGACGATAGTTCAAAAAATGGCAATCAATCCACGTGATATATTAAATGTTGATGCTGCTACAATCGCCGAAGGTTCAGTTGCCAATCTGGTGGTGGTGGATACCGCTGTCGAGTGGCAGTATAACAGGCAGAATAACCTATCTAAATCAGCCAACTCACCTTATTTAGGTAAAACTTTAACAGGTAAAGTTTTGCTAACTTGTAATAATAACCAATCAATTGTATCTGATATTTAA
- a CDS encoding DUF4199 domain-containing protein: MENQAAVTPNPTKVATKWALISTLTNIVLTYVFEFMNLDQQSPIKYLSFLPFIIFLFLAQKEFRDTTGGGYMTFGTGFSTGFRYSVFTGLLLGVFIAIYLWILSPEVLEKSLEASRAQMEARGMSDAEIERSMGIANKIGPWAGGFFSALMYTIVGALLSLIGAAIFKKERSPLDTAVDPE, from the coding sequence ATGGAAAACCAAGCTGCTGTCACCCCTAATCCTACCAAGGTAGCCACAAAGTGGGCCTTAATAAGCACTCTTACCAATATTGTGCTAACTTACGTTTTCGAATTTATGAACCTTGATCAGCAATCGCCGATTAAGTATTTATCGTTTTTGCCTTTTATCATATTCCTCTTTTTGGCTCAAAAGGAGTTTAGAGATACCACAGGTGGTGGATACATGACTTTTGGAACCGGGTTCTCAACCGGCTTCCGTTACTCTGTATTTACCGGCCTGCTTTTAGGCGTATTCATAGCAATCTATTTGTGGATTTTGAGTCCTGAGGTTTTAGAGAAATCACTGGAGGCATCTCGTGCCCAAATGGAAGCAAGAGGTATGTCAGACGCTGAAATTGAACGTTCTATGGGTATTGCAAACAAAATTGGACCTTGGGCTGGTGGGTTTTTCTCGGCATTAATGTATACTATAGTTGGTGCATTATTGTCATTAATTGGCGCTGCTATCTTTAAAAAAGAACGCTCTCCGTTAGATACCGCCGTAGATCCGGAATAA
- a CDS encoding SPFH domain-containing protein, with amino-acid sequence MNTEKTLNPPSGYLTLVVFLLLLGATGFCIVNQSFTGAIIIGLIDFILVLPGLVIVNPNESKVLILFGKYVGTVKQDGFFWVNPLTIKRKVSLKAFNLNGQQLKVNDGVGNPIEIAAVIVWRIKDTAKAMFAVENYLQYVNIQSEAAVRHLANSFPYDNIEDEQARITLSNGADEVSKLLEKELNERLEPAGIEVLEARISHLAYSPEIAHTMLQRQQASAIISARRLIVEGAVGMVDMALQKLSEKNIVELDEERKAAMVSNLLVVLCGDKAVNPVVNTGTLYH; translated from the coding sequence ATGAATACCGAAAAAACACTAAACCCTCCATCCGGCTATTTAACCCTTGTAGTATTTTTACTCCTGCTTGGCGCAACCGGTTTTTGCATAGTTAACCAAAGCTTTACCGGAGCTATTATAATTGGCTTAATTGATTTTATACTGGTACTGCCGGGCCTTGTTATTGTTAACCCTAATGAATCAAAGGTTTTAATATTGTTTGGCAAATATGTTGGCACCGTAAAGCAAGATGGCTTTTTTTGGGTAAACCCGCTCACTATAAAAAGAAAAGTATCTTTAAAGGCTTTCAACCTTAACGGACAACAATTAAAGGTAAACGACGGCGTAGGCAACCCGATAGAAATTGCTGCCGTGATAGTTTGGCGTATAAAAGATACGGCTAAGGCTATGTTTGCCGTTGAAAACTATTTACAATACGTTAATATACAAAGCGAGGCGGCCGTTCGTCATCTTGCTAATTCTTTTCCTTATGATAACATTGAGGATGAGCAAGCCCGCATTACCTTAAGCAACGGTGCCGATGAGGTAAGTAAATTATTGGAGAAAGAGCTGAATGAGCGCCTTGAACCTGCCGGGATAGAAGTCTTAGAAGCACGCATTTCGCACCTCGCCTATTCGCCCGAAATTGCCCACACCATGCTGCAGCGCCAGCAAGCGTCAGCTATCATTTCTGCTCGTCGTTTAATTGTTGAAGGAGCCGTTGGTATGGTTGATATGGCCTTACAAAAGCTGTCGGAAAAAAACATAGTAGAGTTAGATGAAGAACGTAAAGCAGCGATGGTGAGCAACCTGTTAGTTGTGCTTTGCGGAGACAAAGCTGTAAACCCTGTTGTTAATACCGGTACCTTGTATCACTAA
- a CDS encoding glycosyltransferase encodes MFFSVIIPLYNRPQEIKELLETLTLQTYKQFEVLVIEDGSKLDASDIVNSFKDQLDLHYYVKENAGQGFARNFAFERAKGDYFVIFDSDCLIPANYFEIVNNSLTINWLDAYGGPDAAHESFTPTQKAISYAMTSPFTTGGIRGNKKAIGGQFHPRSFNMGISRAAWQKAGGFKITRLGEDIEYSIRIHSLGFKIGLIPEAKVYHKRRTNLLQFYKQIHFFGRARVNISLFFPETLKAVHFFPAAFTVSILFLIVFNIFHLQIAFIGNIIALFIVLLIFFHAWWKNKSLKIALLSVIAAFIQLTAYGLGFMQDFWKRIVLKKQISA; translated from the coding sequence ATGTTTTTTTCCGTAATCATTCCCCTATATAACCGCCCGCAGGAGATAAAAGAACTGCTGGAAACCCTAACCCTGCAAACCTATAAGCAGTTTGAGGTTCTGGTTATTGAAGACGGCTCAAAACTTGACGCAAGCGATATAGTTAATAGCTTTAAAGACCAACTTGATCTGCACTATTATGTAAAAGAAAATGCCGGACAAGGCTTTGCCCGCAACTTTGCGTTTGAGCGTGCCAAAGGAGATTACTTCGTAATATTCGATTCGGATTGTTTGATACCTGCCAATTACTTTGAAATTGTAAATAACTCGCTTACAATTAACTGGCTGGATGCTTACGGCGGTCCGGATGCAGCGCATGAAAGCTTTACCCCTACGCAAAAAGCTATCAGCTATGCCATGACCTCACCATTCACTACAGGTGGCATACGTGGCAATAAAAAGGCTATTGGCGGGCAGTTCCATCCACGTAGTTTTAACATGGGTATATCCAGGGCGGCCTGGCAAAAAGCAGGTGGTTTTAAAATAACCCGCCTGGGTGAAGATATTGAGTACAGCATTCGTATACACTCATTGGGTTTTAAAATAGGTTTAATACCAGAAGCTAAGGTTTACCATAAACGCCGCACTAATCTGTTACAGTTTTACAAGCAAATTCATTTTTTTGGAAGGGCTCGTGTTAACATATCCCTTTTCTTTCCTGAAACACTAAAAGCCGTTCATTTTTTCCCTGCCGCCTTTACCGTCAGCATTCTTTTTTTAATAGTTTTTAATATCTTCCATTTGCAAATAGCATTTATTGGGAATATAATAGCACTGTTCATCGTTTTGTTAATATTTTTTCACGCTTGGTGGAAAAACAAATCACTAAAAATTGCACTTTTGAGTGTGATAGCCGCCTTTATCCAACTAACCGCATATGGCTTAGGTTTTATGCAGGATTTTTGGAAACGTATAGTGCTAAAAAAACAAATATCTGCTTAA
- a CDS encoding glycosyltransferase family 2 protein, whose protein sequence is MDISVVVPLYNEVESLPELTSWISRVMDDNKFTYEIVLVDDGSNDGSWDMINKLRVNNPFINGVKFRRNYGKSAALNTGFEKAQGDVIITMDADLQDSPDEIPELYRRITEEKYDLISGWKAKRYDPLSKTIPTKLFNAATRKMSGINNLHDFNCGLKAYRKAVVKNIEIYGEMHRYIPVLAKWAGFTKIGEQVVEHRARKYGTTKFGMSRFVNGFLDLLSIFFVGKFGKRPMHFFGLMGTLSFLAGMVIAIWLICEKLYDIAHHIKINRDVTDQPLFYIALVAIIIGSQLFLTGFVAELVARSAPERNKYQIEDVI, encoded by the coding sequence ATGGATATATCAGTAGTAGTACCTTTATATAACGAAGTTGAGTCATTGCCTGAGCTTACCTCATGGATAAGCCGTGTGATGGACGATAACAAATTCACTTACGAGATAGTGTTGGTGGATGATGGCAGTAACGACGGCTCATGGGATATGATCAACAAACTGCGTGTTAACAACCCGTTTATAAACGGCGTTAAATTCAGACGCAACTATGGTAAATCGGCTGCATTGAACACGGGCTTTGAAAAAGCACAAGGCGATGTGATCATCACCATGGATGCCGACCTGCAAGATAGTCCGGATGAAATACCTGAGCTATACCGCCGCATCACCGAAGAAAAATATGATCTGATCTCGGGATGGAAAGCCAAACGTTATGACCCGCTGAGCAAAACCATTCCAACAAAGTTGTTCAATGCTGCCACCCGTAAAATGTCGGGTATCAACAACCTGCATGATTTTAATTGCGGATTAAAAGCTTACCGTAAGGCCGTGGTAAAAAACATTGAGATTTACGGTGAGATGCATCGCTATATACCTGTGCTGGCTAAATGGGCGGGGTTTACCAAAATTGGCGAACAAGTGGTTGAGCACCGTGCACGTAAGTATGGCACCACCAAATTTGGTATGAGCAGGTTTGTTAACGGCTTTTTAGACTTACTGTCTATATTTTTTGTAGGCAAGTTTGGCAAACGCCCAATGCACTTTTTTGGGTTAATGGGAACTTTAAGTTTCTTGGCAGGGATGGTGATAGCCATTTGGCTCATCTGCGAAAAGCTATATGATATTGCGCACCACATTAAAATAAACCGCGATGTTACAGATCAGCCGCTGTTCTATATTGCTTTGGTAGCTATTATAATTGGCTCACAACTATTCCTTACCGGGTTTGTTGCAGAATTGGTAGCGCGCAGCGCTCCCGAGCGAAATAAGTACCAGATAGAAGACGTTATTTAA
- the rseP gene encoding RIP metalloprotease RseP, with the protein MGIVIMVGQLILGLSILVILHELGHFLAARAFGIRVEKFYLFFDAWNFSLFKFTYKDVEYGIGWLPLGGYVKISGMIDESMDTEQMAGPPQPWEFRSKPAWQRLIVMMGGIIVNVILGIFIFWMLTARYGETYVPTANIEHGIVPGVIGKKMGLQAGDRIIAVNGQEVDRFSDLRSTKVLLDHTVLTIKRGDKTLEVTVPSNIINDLADYGQDGLEQFISSLPRSTFTVGEIQPNTGAASAGLLKGDSIVSINNKPVLFYDQLVSELKANKSKTVDVGVWRADSTKHLTAKVSPTGTLGFRADFNLPKQVTVDYGVVGSLPVGAERAWGTFIDNIKGLSKVFKGDVELGKAVGGPVAIATMFGTELNWIHFWTMVGFLSMVLAFTNLLPIPALDGGHAVFLIIEMVKGKPLSDKFLERAQVVGFVLLITLMVFVFGNDIMKHVINK; encoded by the coding sequence ATGGGTATAGTAATAATGGTTGGCCAACTTATACTGGGATTATCTATCCTGGTTATTCTACACGAGTTGGGCCACTTTTTAGCCGCACGGGCTTTCGGTATCAGGGTTGAAAAATTCTACCTGTTTTTTGATGCCTGGAACTTCAGCTTATTTAAATTTACTTATAAAGACGTTGAGTATGGTATTGGCTGGCTGCCTTTAGGTGGTTATGTTAAAATTTCGGGAATGATAGATGAGTCTATGGATACCGAACAAATGGCCGGTCCGCCGCAGCCATGGGAGTTCCGCTCAAAACCGGCGTGGCAGCGCCTTATTGTAATGATGGGCGGTATTATTGTGAATGTAATACTGGGCATATTCATTTTTTGGATGCTTACCGCCAGATACGGCGAGACCTATGTTCCTACAGCCAACATAGAACACGGCATTGTTCCGGGTGTAATTGGCAAAAAAATGGGCCTGCAGGCAGGCGACAGGATCATTGCCGTGAACGGGCAAGAGGTTGATCGTTTTAGCGATTTACGTAGTACAAAAGTATTATTAGATCACACCGTATTAACTATTAAGCGTGGCGACAAAACGCTTGAAGTTACAGTTCCTTCAAACATTATAAATGACCTGGCAGATTACGGTCAGGACGGCTTAGAACAATTTATAAGTAGTTTACCACGCAGCACCTTTACAGTTGGCGAGATACAGCCCAATACAGGCGCCGCAAGTGCAGGTTTATTAAAAGGCGATAGCATAGTAAGCATAAACAATAAGCCGGTATTATTTTACGATCAGCTGGTAAGTGAATTAAAAGCTAATAAAAGTAAAACTGTTGATGTTGGAGTATGGCGAGCAGATTCAACCAAACACCTTACAGCAAAAGTTAGCCCAACCGGTACACTTGGTTTCCGTGCTGATTTTAATCTTCCTAAACAAGTTACCGTAGATTACGGCGTGGTTGGTTCATTACCTGTTGGCGCTGAAAGAGCCTGGGGCACTTTTATTGACAACATTAAAGGTCTGTCAAAAGTATTTAAAGGCGATGTTGAATTGGGTAAAGCTGTTGGTGGTCCTGTGGCTATAGCAACCATGTTTGGTACAGAGCTTAACTGGATACACTTCTGGACCATGGTAGGCTTCTTATCGATGGTGCTTGCCTTTACCAATCTTTTACCAATACCGGCGCTTGATGGCGGCCATGCGGTGTTCCTGATCATTGAGATGGTAAAAGGCAAACCACTAAGCGATAAGTTTTTAGAGCGGGCTCAGGTGGTTGGCTTTGTATTGCTGATAACCCTGATGGTATTTGTATTTGGTAATGATATTATGAAACATGTTATTAATAAATAA